The Rattus rattus isolate New Zealand chromosome 1, Rrattus_CSIRO_v1, whole genome shotgun sequence genome includes a region encoding these proteins:
- the Nmnat1 gene encoding nicotinamide/nicotinic acid mononucleotide adenylyltransferase 1 isoform X2, giving the protein MDSSKKTEVVLLACGSFNPITNMHLRLFELAKDYLNATGEYKVIKGIISPVGDAYKKKGLIPAHHRIIMAELATKNSHWVEVDTWESLQKEWVETVKVLRHHQEKLATGSRSHPQSSPVLERPGRKRKWADQKQDSSPQKPQEPKPTGVPRVKLLCGADLLESFSVPNLWKMEDITQIVANFGLICVTRAGSDAQKFIYESDVLWRHQSNIHLVTEWITNDISSTKIRRALRRGQSIRYLVPDLVQEYIEEHDLYNSESEDRNAGVTLAPLQRNTAEAKHNHSTR; this is encoded by the exons ATGGACTCATCCAAGAAGACAGAGGTGGTTCTCCTGGCCTGCGGTTCTTTTAACCCAATCACCAACATGCACCTCAGGCTGTTTGAGCTGGCCAAGGACTATCTGAACGCTACAG GAGAATACAAAGTTATCAAAGGCATCATCTCACCGGTCGGTGATGCATACAAGAAGAAAGGACTCATCCCAGCCCACCACCGAATCATCATGGCGGAACTTGCCACCAAGAATTCACACTGGGTGGAAGTGGACACTTGGGAAAGCCTTCAGAAGGAGTGGGTGGAGACCGTGAAGGTGCTCAG ACACCATCAGGAGAAGCTGGCAACTGGCAGCCGCAGTCACCCGCAAAGCTCACCTGTGCTGGAAAGGCCTGGGCGGAAGAGGAAGTGGGCTGATCAAAAGCAAGATTCTAGCCCACAGAAGCCCCAAGAACCCAAACCAACAG GTGTGCCCAGGGTGAAATTGCTGTGTGGCGCAGACTTGCTGGAGTCCTTCAGCGTGCCCAACTTGTGGAAGATGGAGGACATCACGCAAATCGTGGCCAACTTTGGGCTCATCTGTGTCACTCGGGCTGGCAGTGACGCTCAGAAATTCATCTACGAGTCCGACGTGCTGTGGCGACACCAGAGCAACATCCATCTGGTGACCGAGTGGATCACCAATGACATCTCATCCACCAAGATCCGCAGAGCGCTCAGGAGGGGCCAGAGCATCCGCTACTTGGTGCCGGACCTCGTCCAAGAGTACATCGAGGAGCATGATCTGTACAACTCTGAGAGCGAAGACCGGAATGCCGGGGTCACCCTGGCGCCTCTGCAGAGGAACACCGCGGAGGCCAAACACAACCATTCCACCCGATGA
- the Nmnat1 gene encoding nicotinamide/nicotinic acid mononucleotide adenylyltransferase 1 isoform X1: MAARRSSSEMLDDNNIGIRGLHLDQPRQLLPMDSSKKTEVVLLACGSFNPITNMHLRLFELAKDYLNATGEYKVIKGIISPVGDAYKKKGLIPAHHRIIMAELATKNSHWVEVDTWESLQKEWVETVKVLRHHQEKLATGSRSHPQSSPVLERPGRKRKWADQKQDSSPQKPQEPKPTGVPRVKLLCGADLLESFSVPNLWKMEDITQIVANFGLICVTRAGSDAQKFIYESDVLWRHQSNIHLVTEWITNDISSTKIRRALRRGQSIRYLVPDLVQEYIEEHDLYNSESEDRNAGVTLAPLQRNTAEAKHNHSTR, translated from the exons ACAACAACATCGGCATCAGAGGACTCCATTTAGATCAGCCACGGCAACTTCTCCCCATGGACTCATCCAAGAAGACAGAGGTGGTTCTCCTGGCCTGCGGTTCTTTTAACCCAATCACCAACATGCACCTCAGGCTGTTTGAGCTGGCCAAGGACTATCTGAACGCTACAG GAGAATACAAAGTTATCAAAGGCATCATCTCACCGGTCGGTGATGCATACAAGAAGAAAGGACTCATCCCAGCCCACCACCGAATCATCATGGCGGAACTTGCCACCAAGAATTCACACTGGGTGGAAGTGGACACTTGGGAAAGCCTTCAGAAGGAGTGGGTGGAGACCGTGAAGGTGCTCAG ACACCATCAGGAGAAGCTGGCAACTGGCAGCCGCAGTCACCCGCAAAGCTCACCTGTGCTGGAAAGGCCTGGGCGGAAGAGGAAGTGGGCTGATCAAAAGCAAGATTCTAGCCCACAGAAGCCCCAAGAACCCAAACCAACAG GTGTGCCCAGGGTGAAATTGCTGTGTGGCGCAGACTTGCTGGAGTCCTTCAGCGTGCCCAACTTGTGGAAGATGGAGGACATCACGCAAATCGTGGCCAACTTTGGGCTCATCTGTGTCACTCGGGCTGGCAGTGACGCTCAGAAATTCATCTACGAGTCCGACGTGCTGTGGCGACACCAGAGCAACATCCATCTGGTGACCGAGTGGATCACCAATGACATCTCATCCACCAAGATCCGCAGAGCGCTCAGGAGGGGCCAGAGCATCCGCTACTTGGTGCCGGACCTCGTCCAAGAGTACATCGAGGAGCATGATCTGTACAACTCTGAGAGCGAAGACCGGAATGCCGGGGTCACCCTGGCGCCTCTGCAGAGGAACACCGCGGAGGCCAAACACAACCATTCCACCCGATGA